A region of Candidatus Defluviilinea gracilis DNA encodes the following proteins:
- the ald gene encoding alanine dehydrogenase, which yields MIVGIPKETRPFEYRVGLNPAGAEILAQHGHQVCVERDAGVGAGFKDREYESAGARIVYSGEEIFARADLVLKVARPLRNELDWLKPGAAIAGLLHLASARRDKVEALLEKKVTSIAYEQIQLADGSLPLLRPFSQIAGSMTAQVAARLLQNNWGGKGILLGGAPSVPPAEVLILGSGVVATHAAQAFLGLGAHVTVMSDDLDGLQKLLDRFPGIVTMMSTKRNIERATTYADVVVGAALITGARTPILVTRDMVSAMKPRSVVIDVSIDQGGCFETSRPTTHDQPTFVDEGVIHYCVPNMPGVVARTATHAFVNAAMPYLIRMTDDGIAPAIANDPALERGVNTHQGGLVHLTLLEER from the coding sequence ATGATCGTTGGTATACCCAAAGAGACGCGCCCGTTTGAATACCGGGTGGGGTTGAATCCCGCCGGGGCTGAGATTCTCGCCCAACACGGGCATCAGGTGTGCGTCGAGAGAGATGCGGGTGTGGGAGCGGGGTTCAAGGACCGGGAGTACGAATCGGCCGGCGCGCGCATCGTCTACTCCGGCGAGGAAATCTTCGCCCGCGCCGACCTGGTTTTGAAGGTGGCTCGTCCATTGCGAAACGAGCTGGATTGGCTGAAGCCCGGCGCGGCGATCGCGGGCTTGTTGCATCTTGCCTCGGCGCGGCGCGACAAGGTGGAGGCGTTGCTCGAAAAGAAAGTCACGTCCATCGCGTACGAGCAGATCCAATTGGCAGATGGATCACTGCCGCTCTTGCGACCGTTCAGCCAGATCGCGGGGAGCATGACGGCGCAAGTGGCGGCGAGGTTGTTGCAAAATAATTGGGGCGGCAAGGGAATTTTGCTCGGCGGCGCGCCGAGTGTTCCGCCCGCCGAAGTGTTGATCCTGGGTTCGGGCGTGGTTGCCACGCATGCGGCGCAGGCGTTCCTTGGGCTGGGCGCGCACGTGACCGTGATGAGCGACGATCTCGACGGATTGCAAAAACTTCTCGATCGGTTTCCCGGCATCGTCACGATGATGTCTACGAAGCGAAATATCGAACGCGCCACCACGTATGCGGATGTAGTCGTCGGCGCGGCGCTGATCACAGGCGCGCGAACGCCGATCCTGGTCACGCGCGACATGGTGAGCGCGATGAAGCCCCGCTCGGTGGTCATTGACGTGAGCATCGATCAGGGCGGGTGTTTTGAAACCTCGCGCCCGACCACGCACGACCAGCCGACGTTTGTCGACGAAGGCGTAATCCATTATTGCGTGCCGAATATGCCCGGTGTTGTGGCGCGCACGGCGACGCACGCGTTCGTCAATGCCGCCATGCCTTATTTGATTCGGATGACCGACGATGGGATAGCCCCCGCGATTGCGAACGACCCCGCGCTCGAACGAGGCGTCAACACGCATCAGGGCGGGCTTGTTCATCTCACCCTGCTCGAGGAGCGATAA
- a CDS encoding acetyl-CoA hydrolase/transferase family protein, with protein sequence MDWTKIYESRVISAREAVQAVKSNSRIFLTGNVSVPQKLLGALADYAPNLSEVEICQALTIGPAEYVKPELEGHLRVNTMFISANVRKAVQSGKADFTPVLLSEFPLLFKRGILPLDAALIHVSPPDEHGFCSLGVEVGLTKSAAETAKIIIAEVNQQMPRTLGDAFIHVSRLTHIVPVDYPIPEVPMGDEGDPAIVQKIAGFIAELIPDGATMQMGIGAIPDAVLKYLRDKKDLGVHSELFSDGVIDLVNEGVLTGARKSLHPGKIIAGFILGTKKLYDWVDDNPLIELHRTEYINDPFVIAQNERMVAINSAIEVDLTGQVCADSIGPKLYSGVGGQLDFIYGASRSKGGVPVIALPSTTMLKDGTLVSRIAGMLKQGAGVVTSRNHVRFVVTEYGVADLYGKSIRQRAGQLIGIAHPDFRAELEKQANELHYL encoded by the coding sequence ATGGATTGGACAAAGATCTACGAATCGCGCGTCATATCGGCGCGGGAAGCGGTGCAAGCGGTCAAATCCAACAGCCGCATTTTTTTGACCGGCAACGTGTCGGTGCCGCAAAAACTTCTTGGCGCGTTGGCAGACTACGCCCCAAATCTTTCGGAGGTGGAAATTTGCCAGGCGCTGACGATCGGTCCTGCCGAGTACGTCAAGCCCGAACTCGAGGGACATTTGCGCGTCAACACGATGTTCATCAGCGCGAACGTGCGGAAAGCCGTGCAAAGCGGCAAGGCGGATTTCACCCCGGTTCTTCTTTCGGAATTTCCTCTGCTCTTCAAGCGCGGCATTCTCCCGCTGGATGCGGCGCTCATCCACGTTTCGCCTCCCGACGAGCATGGCTTTTGCAGTTTGGGCGTCGAAGTCGGGCTGACGAAATCTGCCGCGGAAACGGCGAAGATCATCATTGCCGAGGTGAACCAGCAAATGCCGCGCACGCTGGGCGACGCGTTCATCCACGTCAGCCGCCTGACGCATATTGTGCCGGTGGATTATCCCATTCCGGAAGTGCCGATGGGAGACGAGGGCGACCCCGCCATTGTGCAGAAGATCGCGGGCTTCATCGCCGAACTCATCCCCGACGGCGCGACGATGCAAATGGGGATCGGCGCGATCCCCGACGCGGTGTTGAAATACCTGCGCGACAAAAAAGACCTCGGCGTGCACAGCGAGTTATTTTCGGACGGCGTGATCGATCTGGTCAACGAAGGCGTGTTGACCGGCGCGCGCAAATCCCTGCATCCGGGCAAGATCATCGCGGGCTTCATCCTCGGCACGAAAAAATTGTACGATTGGGTGGACGATAACCCGCTCATCGAACTGCATCGCACGGAATACATCAACGACCCGTTCGTCATCGCGCAGAACGAGCGCATGGTGGCGATCAACTCTGCCATTGAAGTTGACCTCACCGGTCAAGTCTGCGCCGACAGCATCGGACCCAAGTTATACAGCGGCGTGGGCGGTCAATTGGATTTTATCTACGGCGCGTCGCGCTCGAAGGGCGGGGTGCCGGTCATTGCCCTGCCGAGCACGACCATGCTGAAAGATGGTACACTGGTGAGCCGCATCGCCGGGATGTTGAAACAAGGCGCGGGTGTGGTGACCAGCCGCAATCACGTCCGATTCGTGGTGACCGAGTACGGCGTGGCTGACCTGTACGGCAAATCCATCCGCCAGCGCGCGGGGCAGTTGATCGGCATCGCGCATCCCGATTTCCGCGCCGAGTTGGAAAAGCAGGCGAACGAATTGCATTATCTTTAA